From Drosophila virilis strain 15010-1051.87 chromosome X, Dvir_AGI_RSII-ME, whole genome shotgun sequence, the proteins below share one genomic window:
- the Tob gene encoding protein Tob1 isoform X1, translating into MHIEIQVALNFVISYLYNKLPRRRVNIFGEELEKALRDKFQGHWYPEKPFKGSAYRCLKTGDPIDSVLARAARESGVPISDILENLPNELSVWVDPGEVSYRIGEKGAVKILYTENNDNHEDSHSADREVTKTFNPEAQCFRPIDVVNTTMNNLSLSPKALPLPLPLPPSGSSPHSAASSSPTYKGSPNPNGGGSSGASLSGSNNVTATATAAAFVQRAAQAPLTFTTATFAQTKFGSTKLKTSSKRTNSSSYRMSPTEFSNYIKQRAMQQQLHHGHSVGGSSASAFGALDAVSPARSLSPNPLALGGNQSNGSGGGPATAAAADPFYYPNISMGLYPQYNGQRSLFEPHFNPDAASLSLFGGGAATAAAASNSFSTYLEPCYFANGHVNANAAGGTTLINQQQQQQQQQQQQQQQQQQQQQQQQQQQQQQQQQQQQQQQQLKNNLEHTNSSESCFGLETDCSIASAGVEESGNSAGGAATGESSTDNSPIATPTAGVVPGLNTIAATAASTVSAANSAAAATATAAATTAATSNGANTQDSTAAAASNSKLIDGLSSFYGTGSSYQQLLVAN; encoded by the exons ATTTCGTATCTATATAATAAATTGCCACGACGACGAGTCAATATATTTGGCGAGGAACTGGAGAAGGCTTTACGCGACAAATTCCAAGGACACTGGTATCCAGAGAAACCCTTCAAG GGTTCGGCATATCGTTGTCTCAAAACTGGTGATCCCATTGATTCGGTACTGGCACGTGCAGCTCGTGAAAGTGGTGTACCTATAAGCGATATACTTGAGAATCTACCAAATGAGCTGTCCGTCTGGGTTGATCCGGGCGAGGTCTCGTATCGCATTGGCGAGAAGGGCGCTGTTAAG ATACTCTATACGGAGAACAATGATAATCACGAGGATAGCCACTCGGCCGATCGTGAGGTTACCAAAACGTTCAATCCAGAGGCACAATGCTTTCGTCCCATCGATGTGGTCAACACGACCATGAACAATTTGAGCTTAAGCCCAAAGGCACTGCCGCTAccgttgccattgccgccGTCTGGCTCCTCACCGCACTCGGCCGCCTCAAGCTCGCCCACATATAAGGGCAGCCCGAATCCCAATGGCGGTGGCTCCAGCGGTGCCAGTCTATCTGGCAGTAACAATGTGACTGCCACCGCTACAGCCGCCGCCTTTGTGCAGCGCGCTGCTCAGGCTCCGCTAACATTCACAACGGCCACCTTTGCTCAGACGAAATTCGGAAGCACCAAGCTAAAGACTAGTTCCAAGCGTACCAATAG CAGCTCGTATCGCATGTCGCCCACTGAATTCTCCAATTATATTAAGCAGCGCGccatgcaacagcagctgcatcaTGGCCACAGCGTTGGCGGCTCATCGGCTTCGGCATTTGGTGCATTGGATGCCGTCTCGCCGGCGCGTTCGCTCTCACCCAATCCCTTGGCATTGGGTGGCAATCAAAGCAACGGGTCTGGCGGCGGGCccgcaactgctgctgctgctgatccaTTCTATTATCCCAACATTTCGATGGGTCTGTATCCACAGTATAACGGTCAGCGCAGCCTCTTTGAGCCACATTTCAATCCGGATGCGGCCAGTCTTAGCCTGTTTGGCGGTGGAGCTGCCACTGCAGCTGCGGCCAGCAATAGCTTCAGTACTTACCTGGAACCATGTTACTTTGCCAATGGTCATGTTAATGCCAATGCCGCAGGCGGCACCACATTGatcaatcagcagcagcagcaacaacagcaacagcagcaacaacagcaacaacaacagcagcaacaacaacagcagcaacaacagcagcaacaacaacagcagcaacaacagcagcagcagcaacagcttaaaaacaatttggagCATACCAACAGCAGCGAGAGCTGCTTTGGGTTAGAGACGGACTGCAGCATTGCTAGCGCTGGTGTCGAGGAATCTGGCAATTCAGCTGGCGGCGCAGCTACTGGCGAATCATCAACAGATAATAGTCCGATAGCCACGCCTACAGCTGGCGTTGTGCCCGGTCTGAACACAATCGCTGCAACGGCTGCATCGACCGTATCTGCGGCAAAttccgctgccgctgccactgccactgccgctgccacaACAGCTGCCACATCGAACGGAGCCAACACTCAGGACTcgacagctgctgcagctagcAACAGTAAACTAATTGATGGTCTCAGCTCGTTCTATGGCACCGGATCCTCCTACCAGCAGCTACTGGTTGCCAACTAG
- the Tob gene encoding protein Tob1 isoform X2 produces the protein MHIEIQVALNFVISYLYNKLPRRRVNIFGEELEKALRDKFQGHWYPEKPFKGSAYRCLKTGDPIDSVLARAARESGVPISDILENLPNELSVWVDPGEVSYRIGEKGAVKILYTENNDNHEDSHSADREVTKTFNPEAQCFRPIDVVNTTMNNLSLSPKALPLPLPLPPSGSSPHSAASSSPTYKGSPNPNGGGSSGASLSGSNNVTATATAAAFVQRAAQAPLTFTTATFAQTKFGSTKLKTSSKRTNSSYRMSPTEFSNYIKQRAMQQQLHHGHSVGGSSASAFGALDAVSPARSLSPNPLALGGNQSNGSGGGPATAAAADPFYYPNISMGLYPQYNGQRSLFEPHFNPDAASLSLFGGGAATAAAASNSFSTYLEPCYFANGHVNANAAGGTTLINQQQQQQQQQQQQQQQQQQQQQQQQQQQQQQQQQQQQQQQQLKNNLEHTNSSESCFGLETDCSIASAGVEESGNSAGGAATGESSTDNSPIATPTAGVVPGLNTIAATAASTVSAANSAAAATATAAATTAATSNGANTQDSTAAAASNSKLIDGLSSFYGTGSSYQQLLVAN, from the exons ATTTCGTATCTATATAATAAATTGCCACGACGACGAGTCAATATATTTGGCGAGGAACTGGAGAAGGCTTTACGCGACAAATTCCAAGGACACTGGTATCCAGAGAAACCCTTCAAG GGTTCGGCATATCGTTGTCTCAAAACTGGTGATCCCATTGATTCGGTACTGGCACGTGCAGCTCGTGAAAGTGGTGTACCTATAAGCGATATACTTGAGAATCTACCAAATGAGCTGTCCGTCTGGGTTGATCCGGGCGAGGTCTCGTATCGCATTGGCGAGAAGGGCGCTGTTAAG ATACTCTATACGGAGAACAATGATAATCACGAGGATAGCCACTCGGCCGATCGTGAGGTTACCAAAACGTTCAATCCAGAGGCACAATGCTTTCGTCCCATCGATGTGGTCAACACGACCATGAACAATTTGAGCTTAAGCCCAAAGGCACTGCCGCTAccgttgccattgccgccGTCTGGCTCCTCACCGCACTCGGCCGCCTCAAGCTCGCCCACATATAAGGGCAGCCCGAATCCCAATGGCGGTGGCTCCAGCGGTGCCAGTCTATCTGGCAGTAACAATGTGACTGCCACCGCTACAGCCGCCGCCTTTGTGCAGCGCGCTGCTCAGGCTCCGCTAACATTCACAACGGCCACCTTTGCTCAGACGAAATTCGGAAGCACCAAGCTAAAGACTAGTTCCAAGCGTACCAATAG CTCGTATCGCATGTCGCCCACTGAATTCTCCAATTATATTAAGCAGCGCGccatgcaacagcagctgcatcaTGGCCACAGCGTTGGCGGCTCATCGGCTTCGGCATTTGGTGCATTGGATGCCGTCTCGCCGGCGCGTTCGCTCTCACCCAATCCCTTGGCATTGGGTGGCAATCAAAGCAACGGGTCTGGCGGCGGGCccgcaactgctgctgctgctgatccaTTCTATTATCCCAACATTTCGATGGGTCTGTATCCACAGTATAACGGTCAGCGCAGCCTCTTTGAGCCACATTTCAATCCGGATGCGGCCAGTCTTAGCCTGTTTGGCGGTGGAGCTGCCACTGCAGCTGCGGCCAGCAATAGCTTCAGTACTTACCTGGAACCATGTTACTTTGCCAATGGTCATGTTAATGCCAATGCCGCAGGCGGCACCACATTGatcaatcagcagcagcagcaacaacagcaacagcagcaacaacagcaacaacaacagcagcaacaacaacagcagcaacaacagcagcaacaacaacagcagcaacaacagcagcagcagcaacagcttaaaaacaatttggagCATACCAACAGCAGCGAGAGCTGCTTTGGGTTAGAGACGGACTGCAGCATTGCTAGCGCTGGTGTCGAGGAATCTGGCAATTCAGCTGGCGGCGCAGCTACTGGCGAATCATCAACAGATAATAGTCCGATAGCCACGCCTACAGCTGGCGTTGTGCCCGGTCTGAACACAATCGCTGCAACGGCTGCATCGACCGTATCTGCGGCAAAttccgctgccgctgccactgccactgccgctgccacaACAGCTGCCACATCGAACGGAGCCAACACTCAGGACTcgacagctgctgcagctagcAACAGTAAACTAATTGATGGTCTCAGCTCGTTCTATGGCACCGGATCCTCCTACCAGCAGCTACTGGTTGCCAACTAG